A part of Pectinatus sottacetonis genomic DNA contains:
- a CDS encoding anaerobic ribonucleoside triphosphate reductase, producing the protein MIQKAINSIKKRTGDIVAFDAQKITTAIKKANLESVDETFSPDNLQELTQRVINEIQTFKLPTVEQIQDAVERVLIAANLASTAKAYILYRAEHTKIREATMDLMDIYSELTFKTAKDADLKRENANIDADTAMGTMLKYGSEGSKYFIDNYILPKDIAAAHVDGDIHIHDMDFYMLTETCCQIDLLKLFHNGFSTGHGALREPNDIRSYAALACIAIQANQNEMHGGQAVPNFDFSMAPGVGKTFRKQYFKALAQYFNIALAMNINDALLLVKEIENTLCLKITIADVDNFGHALVNYLPQHQQAHNYQTISSKFASLAHNYAVKTALRETDAATYQAMEAFIHNLNTMNSRAGAQVPFSSVNYGTDTSPEGRMAMKNLLLATEAGLGNNETPIFPVQIFKVKEGINYNPGDPNYDLFQLAIKTSAKRLFPNFSFIDAPFNKQYYKKGDYNTEVAYMGCRTRVMGNVYDPAHEVTCGRGNLSFTSINLPRLGIEAHGSIQKFYADLDGMIDLVIRQLLHRFKIQAAKCGRNYPFLMGEHIWLDSEKISADDKVGDILKHGTLTIGFIGLAETLKALVGKHHGESEKAQKLGLEIIGHMRDRMDEASASTHLNFSLIATPAEGLSGRFVKIDAKRYGKIPGVTDREYYTNSFHVPVYYNISAYKKIQLEAPYHALTNGGHISYVEMDGDPTKNLKAFETIIRCMHDSGIGYGSVNHPVDRDPICGYTGIINDICPKCGRREEEHMHHMVIARNKI; encoded by the coding sequence ATGATACAAAAAGCAATCAATTCTATCAAAAAACGTACCGGTGACATTGTGGCATTCGACGCCCAAAAAATTACTACTGCCATAAAAAAGGCTAATCTTGAATCTGTAGATGAAACATTTTCTCCAGATAACCTGCAGGAATTAACCCAAAGGGTAATAAACGAAATACAGACTTTTAAATTACCTACAGTGGAGCAAATTCAAGATGCAGTCGAACGAGTGCTTATTGCTGCCAATTTAGCCAGTACAGCTAAAGCTTATATTTTATACCGCGCTGAACACACAAAAATTCGTGAAGCCACTATGGATCTCATGGATATCTATAGTGAACTTACTTTCAAAACAGCTAAAGATGCCGATTTAAAACGAGAAAATGCTAATATTGATGCTGATACTGCCATGGGTACTATGCTCAAATATGGTTCAGAAGGCTCAAAATATTTCATTGATAATTACATACTGCCCAAAGACATTGCTGCTGCACATGTTGACGGAGATATTCATATACATGACATGGATTTTTATATGCTCACAGAAACTTGCTGCCAGATAGATTTGCTAAAATTATTCCACAATGGTTTCTCTACCGGACATGGTGCCCTGCGCGAACCTAACGATATACGTTCCTATGCAGCACTTGCCTGTATTGCTATACAAGCAAACCAAAACGAAATGCATGGTGGTCAAGCTGTGCCAAACTTTGACTTTTCTATGGCTCCCGGTGTAGGAAAAACATTTCGCAAACAATATTTTAAAGCTTTGGCTCAATATTTTAATATAGCCTTGGCTATGAATATCAATGATGCTCTGTTGTTAGTAAAAGAAATCGAAAATACACTCTGTTTGAAAATTACCATAGCTGACGTTGATAATTTTGGTCATGCCTTAGTAAATTACCTGCCCCAGCATCAACAAGCACACAATTATCAGACCATATCCTCAAAATTTGCCTCTTTGGCGCATAATTATGCTGTAAAAACAGCATTGAGGGAAACTGATGCCGCTACTTACCAGGCAATGGAAGCTTTTATTCATAACTTAAATACTATGAACTCACGTGCCGGTGCACAAGTCCCTTTTAGCTCAGTTAACTATGGCACCGACACTTCACCAGAAGGCCGTATGGCAATGAAAAATCTTTTATTGGCAACAGAAGCTGGTCTCGGCAATAATGAAACACCTATATTCCCTGTACAGATTTTTAAGGTAAAGGAAGGTATAAACTATAATCCAGGTGACCCCAACTATGATTTATTTCAATTGGCAATAAAAACTTCCGCCAAAAGATTATTTCCTAATTTCAGCTTTATTGATGCTCCTTTCAATAAACAATATTATAAAAAAGGGGATTACAATACAGAAGTTGCTTACATGGGCTGTCGTACGCGCGTTATGGGCAATGTATATGATCCTGCCCATGAAGTTACCTGCGGACGTGGTAATTTAAGTTTTACCAGCATAAATCTGCCCCGCCTGGGTATTGAAGCACATGGCAGCATCCAAAAATTTTATGCTGACCTCGATGGAATGATTGATTTAGTCATACGGCAACTGTTACACAGATTTAAAATCCAAGCTGCAAAATGCGGCCGTAACTATCCTTTTTTAATGGGTGAACATATTTGGCTCGATTCAGAAAAAATCTCTGCTGATGACAAAGTCGGTGATATATTAAAACACGGTACACTTACCATCGGTTTTATTGGGCTGGCCGAAACATTAAAAGCCCTTGTTGGTAAACATCACGGTGAAAGCGAAAAAGCACAAAAACTGGGGCTCGAAATAATTGGTCACATGCGTGACCGCATGGATGAGGCTTCGGCTAGTACTCATTTGAATTTTTCTTTAATTGCCACTCCTGCTGAAGGGTTAAGCGGCCGTTTTGTAAAAATTGATGCTAAACGCTACGGAAAAATTCCCGGTGTAACCGATCGCGAATATTATACTAATTCTTTTCATGTACCAGTTTATTACAATATAAGTGCTTACAAAAAGATTCAGCTTGAAGCCCCTTATCATGCATTAACCAACGGCGGCCACATAAGCTATGTGGAAATGGATGGCGATCCCACTAAAAATCTAAAAGCGTTTGAAACAATAATTCGCTGCATGCATGACAGCGGTATCGGTTATGGCTCTGTAAACCACCCCGTAGATCGTGATCCGATTTGCGGTTATACCGGTATAATCAATGATATATGTCCTAAATGCGGTCGTCGTGAAGAAGAACATATGCACCATATGGTAATTGCCCGAAATAAAATATAA
- the nrdD gene encoding anaerobic ribonucleoside-triphosphate reductase, translating into MLVKGIKVNVTGINDLSKNEIISYINKIENSSPKKLQYLKISSTIDGSVALDYKFSPAKFERIRRITGYLVGTTDRFNNAKRAEEHDRVKHGLN; encoded by the coding sequence ATGTTAGTAAAAGGTATCAAAGTTAATGTAACTGGAATTAATGACTTATCAAAAAACGAAATCATAAGTTATATAAATAAAATAGAAAACTCTTCACCAAAAAAACTCCAGTATCTCAAAATATCCAGTACTATTGATGGCAGCGTTGCTCTTGATTATAAATTTTCCCCTGCAAAATTTGAACGAATCCGCCGTATAACTGGTTACTTAGTAGGCACCACTGATCGTTTTAATAATGCCAAACGCGCGGAAGAACATGATAGGGTAAAACATGGCCTTAATTAA
- the nrdG gene encoding anaerobic ribonucleoside-triphosphate reductase activating protein, protein MALIKIAGTVNDSVVDGEGYRFTIFTQGCMHNCPGCHNPQTHDPQKGYITDTDILFAAIRKNPLLSGVTFSGGEPFMQPSPLALLARKIHQNTALNITTYTGYTLEQLQSMPDKNITALLYDTDILIDGPFILAQRDLTLTFRGSRNQRIIDMNKTRQQGKIILKIYE, encoded by the coding sequence ATGGCCTTAATTAAAATAGCTGGCACTGTTAACGATTCAGTAGTTGATGGAGAAGGATATCGTTTTACGATCTTTACTCAGGGGTGCATGCATAATTGTCCCGGCTGTCATAATCCTCAGACACACGATCCCCAAAAAGGTTATATTACAGATACAGATATATTATTTGCCGCTATCAGAAAAAATCCTCTGCTATCAGGCGTAACTTTCAGTGGTGGTGAGCCTTTTATGCAGCCTTCCCCCCTTGCTCTGTTGGCTAGGAAAATACACCAAAATACTGCTCTTAATATAACTACATATACTGGTTATACACTGGAACAGCTACAATCAATGCCTGACAAAAATATAACTGCCCTCTTATATGATACTGATATTCTAATTGACGGTCCATTTATACTTGCACAGCGTGATTTAACTCTTACATTTCGCGGCAGCCGCAATCAACGTATAATTGATATGAATAAGACACGTCAGCAGGGTAAAATAATTTTAAAAATTTATGAATAA